One Planctomicrobium piriforme DNA segment encodes these proteins:
- a CDS encoding DUF1559 domain-containing protein, whose product MNELSVESRVLSGKSADRKSGFTLIELLVVIAIIAILIALLLPAVQQAREAARRSQCKNNLKQIGLAFHNYHDTFGVFHPGGPNGTASNTATNLQRKMTSWCTALLPYVDQAPIYNKYDSTKWFFETPNTDVTVTQLPVFLCPSNPESDLKRTYSGADYGRTDYSGLYHAALGNDAFPSKSSGVNPNGIMQGAIFPNPGNFDPVTKRMSMRDVTDGLSNTMIIGEAPNSQNGLWAGHKNFFTQMANINGRYTPAGQTPFTACDIFVPYTPAVGTLGCNYGQSLHSLHVGGAQICMGDGSVRFVGASLDFNVIKALVTFNGGETVSEF is encoded by the coding sequence GTGAACGAGTTGAGCGTTGAGAGTCGAGTGTTGAGTGGGAAGAGTGCTGACCGGAAGTCTGGCTTCACGCTGATCGAACTGCTGGTGGTGATTGCGATCATTGCCATCCTCATTGCATTGCTGCTGCCGGCGGTGCAGCAGGCTCGTGAAGCCGCTAGAAGATCCCAGTGCAAGAACAATCTGAAGCAGATTGGCCTGGCATTCCACAACTATCACGACACCTTCGGGGTCTTCCACCCGGGCGGTCCAAACGGGACCGCCAGCAACACCGCGACCAACCTGCAAAGGAAAATGACCAGTTGGTGTACCGCCCTTTTGCCATACGTCGACCAAGCACCCATCTACAACAAGTATGACTCCACCAAGTGGTTCTTCGAGACCCCCAACACCGATGTCACGGTCACCCAGCTCCCTGTCTTCCTGTGTCCATCGAACCCGGAATCGGACCTGAAAAGAACCTACAGCGGGGCAGACTACGGTCGTACCGACTACAGTGGGCTCTATCACGCAGCACTCGGAAACGACGCTTTCCCATCGAAGTCATCAGGGGTGAACCCGAACGGGATCATGCAAGGCGCGATCTTCCCGAATCCCGGGAACTTCGATCCCGTGACCAAAAGGATGTCCATGCGGGACGTGACCGATGGTCTGTCAAATACGATGATCATCGGGGAGGCTCCAAACTCTCAGAACGGACTGTGGGCCGGTCACAAAAACTTCTTTACTCAGATGGCTAACATTAACGGCAGATACACCCCTGCAGGCCAGACCCCATTCACCGCCTGCGACATCTTCGTACCATATACTCCGGCAGTAGGCACCTTAGGGTGCAACTACGGACAATCTCTTCACAGCCTGCACGTCGGTGGCGCCCAAATCTGCATGGGGGACGGCTCAGTCCGATTCGTGGGTGCAAGTTTAGACTTCAACGTGATCAAGGCCCTGGTCACATTCAACGGCGGGGAAACCGTCTCGGAGTTCTAG
- a CDS encoding DUF6580 family putative transport protein, with protein sequence MQPNTAPSKEQVTVRWPVIAFLFAYTLSIRLLPFVLSRFGLPLDMSVSIYPWNFSPLIPLCLFGGAFYSSPRTAIWLPVSMMFLGDVAILAVTGRPDLISVPVSLSVYVATAICAALGLLLKTSQSPARLVAIGAVSCVLFFLITNTVVWQAYPTYPDTPAGLLACYAAGLPFLRNTVLSTILFGAVLFSPLSVRAAVRSAPSPQPALLSE encoded by the coding sequence ATGCAGCCAAATACCGCCCCCTCGAAGGAACAAGTCACCGTTCGCTGGCCGGTGATTGCCTTCCTGTTTGCCTACACGCTGTCGATTCGTCTGCTGCCGTTCGTGCTGTCGCGGTTCGGTTTGCCGCTCGACATGTCGGTGAGCATCTATCCGTGGAATTTCTCGCCGCTGATTCCGCTGTGCCTGTTCGGCGGCGCGTTTTATAGTTCGCCGCGTACGGCGATCTGGCTCCCGGTTTCGATGATGTTTCTGGGAGACGTCGCGATTCTGGCAGTGACAGGCCGGCCTGATCTGATTTCTGTTCCGGTCTCGCTCAGCGTCTATGTGGCGACTGCAATTTGCGCGGCACTTGGCCTTCTGTTGAAAACGTCTCAGTCGCCTGCGCGACTGGTCGCGATCGGGGCCGTGAGCTGCGTGCTGTTCTTCCTGATCACGAACACGGTCGTCTGGCAGGCGTATCCGACATACCCCGACACGCCTGCGGGGCTTCTCGCCTGCTATGCCGCCGGATTGCCGTTTCTCCGCAACACCGTCCTCAGCACGATTCTGTTTGGAGCGGTCTTGTTCAGCCCGCTGAGCGTCCGCGCTGCAGTGCGTTCTGCCCCTTCGCCACAACCGGCACTTCTGTC